The following coding sequences lie in one Pristis pectinata isolate sPriPec2 chromosome 20, sPriPec2.1.pri, whole genome shotgun sequence genomic window:
- the LOC127580866 gene encoding cyclin-dependent kinase inhibitor 1-like, which translates to MDNPTLAPCEQWRVQASKNRQVCRKLFGPVDRRLVRSELGAELQGGLEAAARRWAFDFKAERPLPGDLQWEAVSSRDVPSFYRPVCGSQQRRRPLNPPGPREGGEERTPSAEQKPSPPHNRKRKQALITDFYALRRRLGPLAPESKS; encoded by the exons ATG GACAATCCGACGCTGGCCCCCTGTGAGCAGTGGCGAGTGCAGGCCAGCAAGAACAGGCAGGTTTGCCGGAAGCTCTTTGGTCCAGTTGATCGGCGACTGGTGCGGTCGGAGCTTGGGGCCGAGCTGCAGGGCGGCCTGGAGGCAGCGGCGAGGAGGTGGGCCTTCGACTTCAAAGCGGAGCGGCCGTTGCCGGGCGACCTCCAGTGGGAAGCCGTCTCAAGCCGGGACGTCCCGTCGTTCTACAGGCCCGTGTGTGGCAGCCAGCAGCGGAGGCGGCCCCTGAACCCACCGGggccaagggagggaggtgaggagaggaccCCGTCAGCCGAGCAGAAGCCGAGTCCGCCCCACAACCGCAAGAGGAAGCAGGCTCTCATCACGG ATTTCTACGCTCTGAGGAGAAGGCTCGGGCCCTTGGCTCCTGAGTCCAAGTCCTAA